A region of Deltaproteobacteria bacterium IMCC39524 DNA encodes the following proteins:
- a CDS encoding ABC transporter permease encodes MRNSTIHQVNDSTAPIQWTKTIRPVSGWFDLQLSELWSYRDLIMLFVRRDFVAIYKQTILGPLWYLIQPVMTTLIFTVIFSKVANISTDGLPPVMFYLSGVVAWCYFADCLTKTSNTFVGNAHVFGKVYFPRLTVPLSVVISNLIAFAIQLVLFAGFWLYFYAKGTAIQLQFAALLMPFLVLQMAALGLGCGIIVSSLTTKYRDLTQLVGFGVQLWMYATPVVYPSSILPEKYQWLMALNPMAPIIEAFRYAFLGVGTVDIGSIVTSAVMTLVLLFVGVVLFSRIEKSFMDTV; translated from the coding sequence ATGAGAAATTCAACCATTCATCAAGTCAACGATTCAACCGCCCCTATCCAATGGACCAAGACCATCCGTCCTGTCTCAGGTTGGTTTGATCTCCAACTCAGTGAATTATGGAGCTACCGCGACCTGATCATGCTCTTTGTGCGCAGGGATTTCGTGGCGATCTACAAGCAGACCATCCTTGGCCCCTTGTGGTACTTGATCCAGCCGGTTATGACGACCCTGATCTTTACAGTGATTTTCAGCAAGGTTGCCAATATTTCTACCGATGGACTGCCCCCAGTTATGTTTTATCTCTCCGGTGTCGTCGCGTGGTGTTATTTCGCCGACTGTTTGACGAAAACCTCCAACACGTTCGTCGGTAATGCTCATGTTTTTGGCAAGGTTTATTTTCCGAGATTGACCGTACCGCTGTCTGTGGTGATCAGCAACCTGATTGCCTTTGCCATACAGTTGGTTCTATTCGCTGGTTTCTGGCTTTACTTTTACGCCAAAGGCACTGCAATTCAATTACAGTTTGCCGCGCTACTCATGCCGTTCTTGGTCCTGCAGATGGCTGCCTTGGGTCTTGGTTGCGGCATTATCGTCTCCTCACTCACCACCAAGTATCGTGACCTGACTCAACTGGTAGGTTTCGGCGTGCAACTCTGGATGTATGCAACTCCGGTTGTCTACCCTTCTAGTATCCTCCCCGAAAAATATCAGTGGCTGATGGCGCTCAATCCTATGGCACCGATCATCGAAGCCTTCCGTTATGCTTTCTTGGGTGTTGGTACCGTGGATATCGGCAGCATCGTGACGAGTGCAGTGATGACTCTGGTGCTGCTTTTCGTGGGGGTGGTTTTGTTCTCGCGGATTGAGAAGAGTTTTATGGACACGGTTTGA
- a CDS encoding ABC transporter ATP-binding protein, with translation MAIEIKGLSKTFRGKKRQRVEALKDLSLLVAEGEVFGFLGPNGAGKSTTIKTLVGQINPTCGYARIFNQPVSSPKTRLKVGYLPENPAFYDYLTAREYLGLVGRSFSMSAAKIARESERVLELLDLADSANRPVRGYSKGMVQRLGLAQTLLHNPELYILDEPMSGLDPVGRALVKQIMLDLKRRGKTVFFSTHVIADVEAVCDRVGIVAKGELRTETAVSTIISKGVDGYLVRLEQDTPVSLQEYSLEHIPADSPELFVPCKKLSVFMRQVDEAGCAVQMIEPHRKSLEDFFLKIIK, from the coding sequence ATGGCGATTGAGATAAAAGGCTTGTCCAAGACATTCCGTGGTAAAAAACGACAGCGAGTAGAGGCTCTCAAGGATCTCAGCTTATTAGTGGCTGAAGGTGAGGTGTTTGGTTTTTTAGGGCCTAACGGAGCAGGGAAAAGCACCACGATCAAAACACTGGTCGGCCAGATTAATCCGACCTGTGGTTATGCCCGCATATTCAATCAACCTGTGTCTTCTCCTAAGACGCGGCTCAAGGTCGGATACTTGCCAGAAAATCCCGCTTTCTACGACTACTTAACTGCTCGGGAATATCTCGGCCTAGTCGGCCGCAGTTTCAGCATGTCTGCGGCAAAAATTGCCCGTGAGTCGGAACGTGTACTTGAGTTGCTTGATCTGGCCGATTCTGCGAACCGCCCTGTCCGCGGTTACAGCAAAGGTATGGTGCAGCGCCTGGGTTTGGCTCAAACCTTACTTCACAATCCGGAACTGTATATTCTTGATGAACCGATGAGTGGTCTTGACCCAGTGGGGCGTGCCTTAGTTAAGCAGATCATGTTAGACCTTAAGCGGCGGGGGAAAACAGTATTTTTCAGTACTCATGTTATAGCAGACGTCGAGGCGGTCTGCGATCGAGTCGGAATTGTTGCCAAAGGTGAATTGCGCACTGAGACTGCCGTCAGTACGATCATTTCCAAAGGTGTAGATGGTTACCTTGTCCGTCTTGAGCAGGATACTCCCGTAAGTTTGCAAGAATATTCCCTTGAACATATTCCGGCTGATTCACCAGAACTGTTTGTTCCCTGCAAGAAGTTGAGCGTCTTTATGCGGCAAGTGGATGAGGCTGGTTGTGCAGTGCAAATGATTGAACCACACCGCAAAAGTCTGGAAGATTTTTTTCTGAAAATAATCAAATAG
- the galE gene encoding UDP-glucose 4-epimerase GalE: MPANNILVTGGAGYIGSHTCKVLAESGYRPVVYDNLVAGHEWAVKWGPLEIGDIADRDRLDEVIEKYQPSAVLHFAAFAYVGESVENPGKYYRNNVADTLTLLETMSDHDIDKLVFSSTCATYGEPLQVPIAEDHSQNPINPYGMSKLMVEKMIKDCGSAYGLRSITLRYFNAAGADPDGDIGEDHNPETHLIPILLDVAAGKRLHVTVFGEDYPTYDGTCIRDYIHVTDLGQAHVVALQELERLETLRVTCSPARAYNLGNGQGFSVKEVIEAVGEVTGKTIPVQIGERRPGDPPILVGDATRICQELNWQPQYKDLKAIIETAWQWTRKRERLNL, from the coding sequence GTGCCAGCAAATAACATTCTCGTTACCGGTGGTGCCGGTTATATCGGAAGCCATACCTGTAAGGTTCTGGCTGAATCCGGTTATCGACCCGTGGTCTACGACAACTTGGTTGCCGGCCATGAATGGGCTGTGAAGTGGGGTCCTTTAGAGATCGGCGATATAGCCGATCGTGACCGCCTTGATGAAGTCATTGAGAAGTACCAACCCTCAGCCGTCCTGCATTTTGCTGCCTTCGCTTATGTCGGAGAGTCTGTTGAGAACCCGGGCAAATATTATCGCAACAATGTTGCAGATACCTTGACACTGCTCGAAACAATGAGCGACCATGACATCGATAAGCTCGTCTTTTCAAGTACCTGCGCTACCTATGGTGAGCCGCTACAAGTGCCGATTGCTGAAGATCATTCGCAGAACCCGATTAATCCGTACGGCATGAGCAAATTGATGGTGGAAAAGATGATCAAAGATTGTGGCTCGGCTTATGGGTTGCGGTCTATAACTTTACGCTATTTCAATGCTGCAGGTGCCGATCCGGATGGAGATATTGGAGAAGATCATAACCCTGAAACACATCTGATACCTATATTGCTTGATGTGGCGGCTGGCAAGAGACTTCATGTTACAGTGTTCGGTGAAGACTATCCGACTTACGATGGCACCTGCATTCGTGACTATATCCATGTCACCGATTTGGGCCAAGCACATGTTGTGGCTCTTCAAGAATTAGAACGATTGGAAACGCTGAGAGTCACATGTTCCCCTGCTCGAGCTTACAATTTAGGCAACGGTCAAGGGTTTTCAGTCAAAGAAGTGATTGAGGCTGTTGGTGAGGTTACGGGAAAAACTATCCCGGTGCAAATCGGCGAGCGGCGCCCAGGTGACCCGCCTATTTTGGTTGGAGACGCCACCCGAATTTGTCAGGAGCTGAATTGGCAACCACAATATAAAGACCTCAAAGCGATAATTGAAACAGCATGGCAATGGACGAGAAAAAGGGAGCGTTTAAATCTCTGA
- a CDS encoding prepilin-type N-terminal cleavage/methylation domain-containing protein yields MLKKFRKSQKGFTLIELLIVVAIIGILAAIAIPQFSAYRQKAYNSAANSDLKNIKTGFEAYMAETQRYPAALNQR; encoded by the coding sequence ATGCTTAAGAAGTTTCGCAAGTCCCAAAAGGGTTTTACCCTGATCGAGTTGCTGATCGTTGTTGCGATCATTGGTATCCTCGCTGCTATCGCTATCCCTCAGTTTTCTGCTTATCGCCAGAAGGCTTACAATAGCGCGGCCAACAGCGACCTGAAGAACATCAAGACAGGCTTTGAGGCTTACATGGCCGAGACCCAGAGATACCCGGCAGCTCTCAATCAGCGCTAA
- a CDS encoding glycosyltransferase family 2 protein, with protein MPELSFRQVASTGSLVTGIGKITVITAVLNAVDSIEETIKSVLDCCYENLEYIIIDGISTDGTLDVIGKYQERLKAWVSEKDHGVYDAMNKGWALADPESWVIFLGAGDRLLSLPVSLDAPREPYSVLYGNVSLEKQLVFYAGVDFRLRLYNTLHHQGLLIPKRLHPEPPFDTIYRLYADFDFNQRLYKRNVKFFFEPALQGYAAPDGLTERLQLQELTQIVRKNFGFFWWGLSLAGFTLVRCLPFLRKYRTIKSV; from the coding sequence ATGCCTGAACTTTCGTTCCGCCAAGTTGCCAGTACCGGAAGCCTAGTGACAGGGATAGGTAAAATAACTGTGATTACTGCCGTGTTGAATGCGGTAGATTCCATTGAAGAAACCATCAAAAGTGTATTGGATTGCTGCTATGAAAATCTTGAATACATTATTATTGATGGCATCTCTACCGATGGAACTCTCGATGTAATTGGGAAGTACCAAGAGAGGCTAAAGGCCTGGGTGAGCGAGAAGGATCATGGCGTATATGATGCCATGAACAAGGGATGGGCGTTAGCGGACCCGGAGAGTTGGGTGATTTTCCTAGGAGCGGGAGACCGATTATTGTCGTTGCCAGTAAGCTTGGATGCGCCGCGTGAGCCCTACAGCGTTCTTTACGGGAATGTTAGTTTGGAAAAGCAGTTAGTGTTTTATGCCGGTGTCGATTTCCGATTGAGACTCTACAATACATTGCATCACCAGGGCCTGCTGATTCCGAAAAGACTCCATCCCGAACCGCCATTTGATACAATCTATCGGTTGTACGCGGATTTTGATTTCAACCAGAGGTTGTACAAGCGTAATGTAAAATTCTTTTTCGAACCTGCCTTACAAGGTTATGCAGCACCAGATGGCCTTACCGAACGTTTACAGTTGCAAGAGTTAACGCAGATCGTCCGTAAAAATTTTGGATTTTTCTGGTGGGGGTTGTCTCTTGCAGGGTTCACCTTGGTAAGGTGTTTGCCCTTTTTGAGAAAATATCGGACGATAAAAAGTGTTTAA
- a CDS encoding ABC transporter permease, whose translation MFDQFIILTKCHLQGILRDRVLYGVLGVSVFMILMIPSMSSFSMRQVQELSITLSLSVISGTLLVTTLLLGASSVWRDIERRYLHSILTLPISRATFLVSKFCSILLFLTLSTMVLGMGCAVAIKLASSSYPSDIPIHWGNILLTIGGDLFKYMLLTAFSLLLSSLSTSFYLPFFGTLVIYFCGSASQEVYEYVTGEFGSGMSLMAISAVKGAYYLLPNFAAFDFHVHAVYGLPVSLTGLSLTMLYTLVYTGILLLLAVVNFERRELP comes from the coding sequence ATGTTTGACCAATTCATAATCCTTACCAAATGCCATTTGCAGGGTATTCTGAGAGACCGCGTACTGTACGGTGTCTTAGGCGTTTCTGTTTTTATGATCCTTATGATTCCCTCCATGAGCAGTTTCTCTATGCGTCAAGTTCAGGAGCTTTCGATAACTCTTTCCCTCTCAGTGATTTCCGGGACCTTGTTGGTGACCACTCTGTTGCTAGGTGCTTCCTCAGTCTGGCGCGATATCGAGCGTCGTTATCTCCACTCGATACTGACTCTGCCGATCAGTCGCGCAACTTTTCTTGTCAGTAAGTTCTGTAGCATCCTCCTCTTCCTGACACTGTCTACCATGGTGCTCGGTATGGGCTGTGCGGTAGCCATTAAGCTGGCCTCATCTTCTTATCCGTCAGATATTCCGATTCACTGGGGGAATATTCTGTTGACGATAGGTGGAGACCTCTTCAAGTACATGTTGCTGACTGCCTTTTCTTTACTGTTATCTTCCCTTAGCACTTCATTCTACCTGCCTTTTTTTGGTACCTTGGTCATCTATTTCTGTGGGTCAGCCTCTCAAGAAGTTTATGAGTACGTAACCGGTGAATTTGGCAGCGGTATGTCTCTAATGGCGATCTCAGCTGTTAAAGGTGCATATTATCTTCTGCCTAACTTTGCTGCCTTCGATTTCCACGTGCATGCTGTTTATGGTCTGCCGGTGTCACTCACCGGGCTATCGTTAACCATGTTGTATACTTTAGTTTATACTGGCATCCTTCTGTTGCTTGCAGTGGTTAATTTCGAAAGAAGAGAGCTACCATGA
- a CDS encoding decaprenyl-phosphate phosphoribosyltransferase, with translation MHPISMVKILRLHQWLKNLMLFFPPFLGGALMQPGMALRGIVPFLAFSLASSATYIFNDLRDQERDRQHPTKCRRPLASGALSKTQAVVLMVILLFGSGLLGSQISSRFLVYVGLYLFFSGFYSWTLKDWPIVDVFCVSLGFVLRLYAGGEAFGVYITDWLFLTVFLLSLFLSLGKRQSEKINLGEKAGHHRRTLEVYPDGFLENAMFLCGGSVIVTYSVYALSRPYMVYTVPLCMFGLLRYLFRVKSGKSGDPTNALLKDLPLLVVGFLWVVLVFWSIYQ, from the coding sequence ATGCATCCAATCAGTATGGTAAAAATACTTCGCCTTCATCAATGGTTGAAAAATCTGATGTTGTTCTTCCCTCCCTTTCTGGGTGGGGCGTTAATGCAACCCGGTATGGCACTGCGCGGAATAGTGCCTTTTTTGGCTTTTTCCCTCGCTTCAAGTGCGACCTACATCTTCAATGACCTGAGAGACCAGGAGCGCGACAGGCAACACCCGACAAAATGTCGACGACCGCTTGCTTCTGGTGCATTGAGTAAGACTCAGGCAGTCGTACTGATGGTCATATTGCTGTTCGGCAGCGGTCTTCTAGGGAGTCAGATCTCCTCCCGTTTCCTTGTTTATGTCGGGCTCTACCTATTCTTCTCCGGGTTTTACTCATGGACCCTGAAGGACTGGCCGATCGTCGATGTTTTCTGTGTTTCGCTCGGTTTTGTGCTGCGGCTTTATGCCGGAGGTGAAGCTTTTGGTGTCTATATTACTGACTGGCTGTTCCTGACTGTTTTTCTGCTTTCATTGTTTCTGAGCCTGGGTAAACGGCAAAGTGAGAAAATCAACCTTGGTGAGAAGGCTGGACACCATCGCCGAACGCTTGAAGTCTACCCGGATGGTTTTTTGGAAAATGCCATGTTCCTTTGTGGCGGATCTGTGATCGTTACTTACTCGGTCTATGCTTTGAGTCGGCCGTATATGGTCTATACCGTGCCGCTCTGCATGTTCGGCCTGCTGCGGTACCTCTTCCGGGTCAAGTCCGGGAAGAGTGGCGACCCGACCAATGCCTTGCTGAAGGACTTGCCACTTCTGGTCGTCGGATTCCTCTGGGTCGTCTTGGTGTTCTGGAGCATATACCAGTGA
- a CDS encoding glycosyltransferase family 2 protein has translation MNKVYILLLNWNNWPDTVECLESLLRIDYSDFRIVVCDNGSSDHSLEHIKDWADGKIDVLVLGELQRYSFPPVDKPVHFSELDRKAAETPDNESEESASLTLIQNGANLGFAGGNNVGLRYALGKEDCDFVWLLNNDTVVDPGALKALVGRLKDKKAAGMCGSTLLEYDRPERVQALGGAYYSRWFAYAWHLGRFRKRSERVDPSRIESWMDYVVGASMLVSKACLKEVGLMCEDYFLFFEEIDWAMRAKPLFSLAFAADSLVYHKVGASVGTSSHPGRKSIVCDFCNIRNRLFFTWKFFPWALPTVYVSLVGTLLSRALLGQWDRVRMILSLCLNFRSAKLPVPEA, from the coding sequence GTGAACAAGGTCTATATTCTGCTGCTTAATTGGAATAACTGGCCAGATACTGTCGAGTGCCTGGAAAGCCTTCTACGTATTGATTATTCTGATTTCAGAATTGTCGTCTGCGACAACGGCTCGTCTGATCATTCCTTGGAACACATTAAAGATTGGGCCGACGGGAAAATTGATGTTCTGGTCCTGGGTGAATTGCAGCGTTACTCTTTCCCACCTGTTGATAAACCTGTCCATTTTTCTGAACTTGACAGGAAAGCTGCGGAAACACCTGACAACGAGAGTGAGGAGTCCGCTTCGCTGACCTTGATTCAAAATGGGGCAAACCTTGGTTTCGCTGGTGGTAATAATGTCGGTCTCAGATATGCGTTAGGCAAAGAAGATTGTGATTTTGTCTGGCTTCTGAATAATGACACTGTTGTCGATCCGGGCGCCCTTAAGGCCTTGGTAGGTCGTTTGAAGGATAAAAAGGCGGCTGGCATGTGCGGCTCAACCCTTCTGGAGTATGATCGCCCCGAGAGGGTCCAGGCTCTTGGGGGAGCTTATTATAGCAGATGGTTTGCTTATGCCTGGCATCTGGGGCGCTTCAGAAAGAGGAGTGAGAGAGTCGATCCTTCACGCATTGAATCCTGGATGGACTACGTGGTCGGTGCTTCGATGCTAGTTTCCAAAGCATGTCTCAAGGAGGTCGGTTTGATGTGCGAGGATTATTTCCTTTTCTTCGAAGAAATCGATTGGGCAATGCGTGCCAAGCCTTTGTTTTCACTGGCCTTTGCTGCAGACAGTCTGGTCTATCACAAGGTGGGGGCGTCTGTTGGCACTAGTAGTCATCCTGGCAGGAAGAGTATTGTTTGTGATTTTTGCAATATACGCAACCGGTTGTTTTTCACTTGGAAATTTTTCCCATGGGCACTGCCTACAGTTTATGTCAGTCTCGTAGGGACTCTACTGAGTCGCGCCTTATTAGGGCAGTGGGATAGAGTACGGATGATTCTCTCTTTATGCCTGAACTTTCGTTCCGCCAAGTTGCCAGTACCGGAAGCCTAG